One stretch of Acanthochromis polyacanthus isolate Apoly-LR-REF ecotype Palm Island chromosome 16, KAUST_Apoly_ChrSc, whole genome shotgun sequence DNA includes these proteins:
- the LOC110963897 gene encoding protein Z-dependent protease inhibitor-like translates to MTPSTPLSLVGLLVVLLSLASSQTIDASVKDLSSKNADFAARLYRAIASRTDDNVFLCPFTVSAGLLALLSATNGPTQDQLLQGLTLTGLDPQTIPDVFQNLRNNILQENAGFNFQQGMAVLPAQSFSVSSSYGDLVQTKFRGNAQSLPYTTPYEAMDTINRWVDEKTGKRIQELVSNLDPQTQLLITTVASYQTQFSTTFNSSSTQDERFFVDKYHVVMVPMMFGSGKYFLAYDRSVKAGVLKLPMTDGAAMLVVLPDEDVDITSVEEEVTGEKVRGWIQQLKKTKLEVQLPRFKLQQSYSLKDILQTLDITQVFEDDADTSNMGGAKGPKLTQVFHKAMISVDEQSGDATTGGGATEFRSLPPRLTFNRPFVFIIYHERTNSLMFMGRVNDPSKFQ, encoded by the exons ATGACTCCCTCCACCCCCCTCTCATTGGTCGGCCTCCTCGTCGTCCTACTTAGCCTAGCCTCCTCTCAGACCATTGATGCCTCAGTGAAGGATCTGTCCAGTAAGAACGCAGACTTTGCTGCCAGGCTTTACCGAGCCATCGCCAGCCGTACTGACGACAACGTCTTCCTGTGTCCTTTCACGGTGTCTGCTGGACTGTTGGCGCTGTTAAGTGCCACCAACGGTCCAACCCAGGACCAGCTGCTGCAGGGACTCACACTGACCGGACTGGACCCTCAGACCATCCCAG ATGTCTTTCAGAATCTGAGGAACAACATCTTGCAGGAGAATGCAGGTTTTAACTTCCAGCAGGGCATGGCTGTCCTTCCTGCTCAGAGTTTCTCTGTGTCTTCATCTTATGGGGACCTGGTTCAGACAAAGTTCAGGGGGAACGCTCAGAGTCTGCCCTACACAACCCCATATGAAGCCATGGACACCATTAACCGCTGGGTGGACGAAAAGACTGGAAAACGTATCCAAGAGCTGGTATCCAACCTGGACCCCCAAACTCAGCTGCTGATTACCACCGTGGCCTCCTACCAAA ctCAGTTCAGTACGACTTTTAATTCGTCATCCACTCAGGACGAGCGTTTCTTCGTGGACAAGTATCACGTTGTCATGGTTCCAATGATGTTCGGGTCAGGTAAGTACTTCCTGGCATACGACCGCTCAGTCAAGGCCGGTGTGTTGAAGCTGCCGATGACGGACggggcggccatgttggttgtACTGCCCGATGAAGACGTGGACATCACCAGTGTGGAGGAGGAAGTGACGGGAGAGAAGGTCCGGGGCTGGATCCAACAGCTGAAGAAGAC CAAGTTGGAGGTGCAGCTTCCTCGCTTCAAGCTACAGCAGTCTTACTCTCTGAAGGACATCCTGCAAACTCTCGACATCACTCAGGTGTTTGAGGACGATGCTGACACCAGCAATATGGGCGGAGCTAAAGGACCGAagctcacacag GTTTTTCATAAAGCCATGATCTCCGTAGATGAGCAAAGTGGTGATGCTACTACAGGAGGTGGAGCCACTGA
- the xrcc3 gene encoding DNA repair protein XRCC3, which yields MNWDQLELSPRILAAVRRAKLKSVKEVLCLSSLDLQTLTGLSLSDVQQLLTAAATTCRRHPPVTALQLQRGECPSIESGLRLSVGCPVLDQLLRGGLPAGVITELSGESGAGKTQLALQLCLSVQYPKEHGGLNSGALYICTEDSFPIKRLQQLIREQPSLRSDVPPSLISSLHFSNNIYIEHTADLDSLQVCLSRRAPLLLAQGLVRLLVVDSVAALFRSEFQADDWLERNRQLLTFSSALHHLSQEFTTPVLCINQVTDVFNQSDNSLGPSSSSVSPALGLAWANQVMVRLILRRLREAVTRGDQSSILRRLEVAFAPHLPRDGRDAAVWREGMRGVLNSD from the exons ATGAACTGGGATCAACTGGAGCTCAGTCCGAGGATCTTAGCCGCCGTGAGGAGAG CTAAACTGAAGTCTGTCAAGGAGGTGTTGTGTCTTTCGAGTCTGGACCTGCAGACACTCACTGGTCTGTCCCTGTCTGACGTCCAGCAGCTGCTCACCGCCGCCGCCACCACCTGCAGGAGACACCCTCCAGTCACAG CCCTCCAGCTGCAGCGGGGGGAATGTCCCAGCATCGAATCCGGCCTCAGACTTAGTGTGGGCTGTCCAGTGCTGGACCAGCTGCTGCGGGGGGGTCTGCCTGCGGGGGTCATCACAGAGCTGTCAGGAGAAAGTGGCGCAGGGAAGACTCAGCTGGCCCTgcagctctgtctgtctgtacagtATCCGAAAGAGCACGGAGGACTGAACTCAG GAGCGCTTTATATCTGCACCGAGGACTCATTTCCTATCAAGcgcctgcagcagctgatcagaGAACAGCCCAGTCTGCGCTCCGACGTCCCTCCGTCTCTGATCAGCAGCCTCCATTTCAGCAACAACATTTACATTGAACACACTGCCGACCTT GACTCCCTCCAGGTGTGTCTGTCCCGCCGTGCCCCTCTCCTGCTGGCTCAGGGTCTGGTCCGGCTCCTGGTGGTGGACTCGGTGGCGGCTCTGTTCAGGTCTGAGTTCCAGGCTGATGATTGGCTGGAGAGGAACAGACAGCTGCTGACATTCTCCTCTGCACTGCACCACCTAAGCCAGGAGTTCACCACACCTGTCCTCTGCATCAACCAG gtcACAGATGTTTTCAACCAATCAGACAACAGTTTGGG TCCTTCATCCTCCAGCGTGTCCCCTGCTCTGGGTTTGGCCTGGGCCAATCAGGTGATGGTTCGGTTGATATTGCGACGTCTCCGGGAGGCGGTAACCCGTGGCGACCAGAGCAGCATCCTTCGCAGGTTAGAAGTGGCGTTTGCTCCTCACCTGCCCCGAGACGGACGAGATGCTGCTGTCTGGAGGGAGGGCATGAGAGGAGTCCTGAACTCTGACTGa